One Glycine soja cultivar W05 chromosome 2, ASM419377v2, whole genome shotgun sequence genomic region harbors:
- the LOC114385032 gene encoding eukaryotic translation initiation factor 5-like, which translates to MALQNIGAANSDDAFYRYKMPKMITKIEGRGNGIKTNVVNMVDIAKALARPASYTTKYFGCELGAQSKFDEKTGTSHVNGAHDTTKLAGLLENFIKKYVQCYGCGNPETEIIITKNQMIQLKCAACGFMSDVDMRDKLTTFIIKNPPEVKKGSKDKKAMRRAEKERQKEGELADEEQKKVKKEVKKKGSSSSKDGTAKSTSSKKKASGSDEDRTSPTHSQIDEKEEAPDEDDDDDVQWLTDTSLDAARQRIQEQLSAVTADMVMLSTDEPEKKKKTVSNGNGGSHNGNSMHYGTLVGEVKANLKKGVGANELLSHLAALPAPAQEKMSALVEALFDGIDKGFAKEADKKKNYFAAAVAEEGSQLLLLHAIEEFSCKSTSNALKEVALVLKAFYDADVLEEEHIVQWYQKGLKGDNKNSKIWKNAQPFIDWLQSAESETEEE; encoded by the coding sequence ATGGCATTACAGAACATTGGTGCTGCAAACAGTGATGATGCCTTCTACAGGTATAAGATGCCTAAGATGATTACCAAAATTGAGGGCAGAGGTAATGGCATCAAAACTAATGTTGTCAATATGGTTGATATTGCAAAGGCATTGGCAAGGCCTGCATCTTACACGACCAAGTATTTTGGTTGTGAACTTGGGGCCCAGTCGAAATTTGATGAGAAGACTGGAACTTCTCACGTCAATGGAGCACATGATACTACTAAGCTTGCTGGCCTTCTTGAGAACTTCATTAAGAAATATGTCCAGTGTTATGGTTGTGGAAATCCTGAAACTGAGATCATAATCACTAAGAACCAAATGATCCAGCTGAAATGCGCTGCTTGTGGTTTTATGTCTGATGTTGATATGAGAGACAAGCTGACTACCTTCATCATTAAGAACCCTCCAGAAGTTAAGAAAGGATCCAAAGACAAGAAGGCCATGAGGAGAGCTGAGAAGGAGAGACAGAAGGAAGGTGAATTAGCTGATGAGGAACAGAAGAAAGTGAAGAAAGAGGTTAAGAAGAAAGGCTCTTCATCTTCTAAGGATGGCACTGCTAAATCAACCTCTTCTAAGAAAAAAGCAAGTGGCTCTGATGAAGACCGCACTTCACCTACTCACAGTCAAATTGACGAGAAAGAGGAGGCTccagatgaagatgatgacgaCGACGTGCAATGGCTGACAGATACATCACTTGATGCTGCTCGTCAACGTATCCAAGAACAGTTAAGTGCTGTGACAGCTGATATGGTTATGCTTTCTACAGATGAaccagagaagaagaaaaaaacagtaAGTAACGGAAATGGTGGTTCTCACAATGGTAACTCAATGCACTACGGGACCCTGGTTGGTGAAGTGAAAGCAAATTTGAAGAAAGGTGTTGGGGCAAATGAATTGCTGTCCCATCTTGCAGCACTTCCTGCACCTGCTCAAGAAAAGATGAGTGCACTGGTTGAAGCTCTATTTGATGGAATTGATAAAGGTTTTGCTAAAGAAGctgataagaagaagaactACTTTGCTGCTGCTGTTGCCGAGGAGGGATCCCAGCTGTTATTGCTTCATGCTATTGAAGAATTTTCTTGCAAGTCTACTTCCAATGCTTTAAAGGAGGTTGCCCTGGTTCTAAAGGCATTCTACGATGCTGATGTGTTGGAGGAAGAGCACATAGTGCAGTGGTATCAAAAGGGACTGAAGGGCGATAACAAGAACTCTAAGATTTGGAAGAATGCTCAACCTTTCATTGATTGGCTTCAGAGTGCAGAATCAGAAACCGAGGAAGAATAA
- the LOC114385041 gene encoding uncharacterized protein LOC114385041, producing MDEQIMSSNILVQCRICHDEDEESNMDTPCSCCGTLKYAHKKCVQRWCNEKGDTICEICQQQLKPGYTAPPLPPLLHYGGSPITFGWNWEISRRDLHSHQFIAMFNANREFLDLDFSYSSAPSTRSLIFCRIIAIIFIVLLLLRHTLPIIFILSGARAYSLAVFMLVVLRIIGMIVPVYIMVKAIIAMQQFQYQTLDNQHSPMQAHGEDEIGQSQLRVIHIQ from the exons ATGGATGAGCAAATTATGTCATCTAATATATTGGTACAGTGTCGAATATGCCACGATGAGGATGAAGAGTCAAACATGGACACACCCTGTTCTTGTTGTGGCACATTGAAG TATGCACATAAAAAATGTGTTCAAAGATGGTGCAATGAGAAAGGTGATACTATATGTGAAATTTGCCAACAG CAACTTAAGCCCGGCTATACTGCACCGCCATTGCCTCCTCTGTTACATTATGGTGGTTCTCCAATAACTTTTGG ATGGAACTGGGAGATTTCAAGAAGGGATCTTCATAGCCACCAGTTCATAGCGATGTTTAATGCTAATCGTGAATTCCTAGACCTTGACTTTTCATATTCGTCAGCACCTTCTACAAGAAGCTTGATATTTTGCCGCATTATTGCCATTATT TttattgttcttcttcttttacGCCATACACTTCCGATCATATTTATACTCAGTGGAGCAAGAGCATATTCATTGGCAGTGTTTATG CTAGTAGTGTTGAGAATCATTGGAATGATTGTACCAGTGTATATAATGGTTAAAGCTATTATTGCAATGCAACAGTTCCAATATCAG ACACTCGATAATCAGCATTCCCCTATGCAAGCACACGGGGAAGATGAAATAGGACAATCTCAGTTGCGTGTCATTCATATTCAGTGA
- the LOC114370728 gene encoding uncharacterized protein LOC114370728 encodes MAASLPSFFSVQARGACLKRSNIRRGPQIIKVQNYQDEGTSTNIDANLNVLKKRIEMLRVKERLERCCKSQHGWNYVPVSDHRIIKGNKEEFSLIEFTGLVCGTLGLTCFGGSLFICLVSLIVHLHL; translated from the exons ATGGCTGCATCTCTCCCTTCTTTCTTCTCTGTACAAGCAAGAGGAGCATGTCTCAAAAGAAGCAATATACGTCGAGGGCCACAAATAATAAAAGTTCAAAACTATCAAGATGAAG GGACATCCACCAACATAGATGCGAATTTAAATGTTCTAAAGAAGAGGATAGAGATGTTAAGGGTGAAGGAGAGATTGGAAAGGTGTTGCAAATCTCAACATGGTTGGAATTATGTGCCAGTTTCTGACCACAGAATAatcaaaggaaacaaagagGAGTTCAGCTTAATTGAGTTCACAGGTCTAGTTTGTGGGACTCTTGGTCTTACTTGTTTTGGTGGATCACTCTTCATTTGCCTTGTTTCCTTGATTGTTCATCTGCATTTATGA